The following coding sequences lie in one Musa acuminata AAA Group cultivar baxijiao chromosome BXJ3-1, Cavendish_Baxijiao_AAA, whole genome shotgun sequence genomic window:
- the LOC135582395 gene encoding mechanosensitive ion channel protein 2, chloroplastic-like: MTVGSSLHLSHELGVVQSTGQTNQLKVRGIGHANRLKCYKINKLYCLKTFPLSSCASRQGAWSSHISDRVHKPMFCIPHRYSVFKCQSSTIPFSEHVIPLLRNTTLSLTRSCNVLLGNHHSYHLIPAVGIIAFAVWGLGPLMRYLRGLFYNDSNWKKSKTYYMSTSYIQPLLIWTGTILICRFLDPVVLTSESSQAVKIRILNFVRSLSTVLAVAYCLSSFIQQSQKFFMEHSGADDTRKMGFHFAGKAIYTAVWVAAISLFMELLGFSTQKWITAGGLGTVLLTLAGREIFTNFLSSVMIHATRPFVANEWIQTKIEGCDVSGSVEHVGWWSPTIIRGEDREAVYIPNHKFTVSVVRNLSKKTHWRIKTHLAISHLDVNKISNIVADMRKVLAKNPQIEQQKLHRRVFLDNIDPENQALLILVSCFVKTSYHEEYLCVKEAVMLDLLKVISHHRARLATPIRTVQKMYGDPDIENSLFAESVFRHSAASSRPFLLVDSQSRINDDDKVKPRSTSRANENQTRKTATTQEPKLTHGGTAPNNLNKHQQKKEDSGDASPKNMKADAVVAPSSSSPSTTHLESLDSSGPTPNSGSQKPPLPEAVTEHIDAKNEAESVQTVKPQVARSAFEDNIVLGMALEGSKRTLPIEEEKGPSSMQSQENEFAAGRGIVPSTSSKDAKGPVALVDQRDQDS; encoded by the exons CGACAAGGTGCTTGGAGTTCCCATATTTCAGACAGGGTACACAAGCCAATGTTCTGCATTCCACACAGATACAGTGTTTTCAAGTGTCAGTCTTCTACTATACCATTCTCAGAACATGTGATTCCTCTTCTGAGGAATACCACCTTGTCTTTGACTAG GTCATGCAATGTGTTGCTTGGAAACCATCACTCTTACCATTTAATCCCTGCTGTTGGGATCATTGCTTTTGCTGTATGGGGTCTTGGGCCACTGATGCGGTACCTGAGAGGCCTATTTTAT AATGATAGTAACTGGAAAAAGAGCAAAACATACTATATGTCAACCTCATATATTCAGCCGCTCCTCATTTGGACTGGAACCATACTTATTTGCAG GTTTCTGGATCCTGTAGTTCTAACCTCGGAATCGAGCCAAGCAGTTAAAATACGTATTCTTAATTTTGTAAGATCTTTATCAACGGTGCTGGCTGTTGCCTATTGTTTATCAAG CTTCATTCAGCAGTCACAGAAATTCTTCATGGAGCACAGTGGCGCTGATGATACAAGAAAA ATGGGTTTCCACTTTGCTGGAAAAGCTATCTACACAGCAGTTTGGGTTGCTGCAATTTCTTTATTCATGGAGTTGTTGGGATTTTCCACCCAGAAATGGATCACTGCTGGTGGTCTTGGAACAGTGCTGTTGACTCTTGCTGGTCGTGAG ATTTTcacgaattttctttcaagtgttaTGATACATGCAACACGTccatttgttgccaatgaatggaTTCAGACTAAGATTGAGGGCTGTGATGTTTCTGGTTCCGTAGAG CATGTTGGTTGGTGGTCTCCAACTATCATAAGAGGTGAAGATCGTGAAGCAGTTTATATTCCCAATCACAAATTCACAGTTAGTGTTGTGAGAAATCTCAGCAAGAAGACACATTGGCGTATTAAGACCCATCTTGCCATCAGCCATTTGGACGTTAATAAAATTAGT AACATTGTAGCAGATATGCGGAAGGTTTTAGCAAAAAATCCTCAAATAGAGCAGCAGAAGTTGCATAGAAGAGTATTTCTAGACAATATTGACCCAGAAAATCAAGCTCTTCTG ATTCTTGTTTCATGCTTTGTTAAGACCTCATATCATGAAGAGTATCTTTGCGTAAAG GAAGCTGTTATGTTAGATCTACTCAAAGTCATCAGCCATCACAGAGCTAGACTTGCAACTCCTATCCGTACAGTCCAGAAGATGTATGGTGATCCTGACATAGAAAATAGTCTTTTCGCAGAGAGTGTTTTCAGACATTCTGCAGCATCTAGTCGTCCATTTCTTTTGGTCGATTCTCAATCAAGAATCAATGATGATGACAAAGTAAAGCCTCGTTCAACATCACGTGCAAATGAAAACCAAACCAGGAAGACTGCTACAACACAAGAGCCCAAGCTAACTCATGGTGGCACAGCTCCAAACAACCTCAACAAGCACCAGCAGAAGAAGGAAGATTCTGGGGATGCTTCACCTAAGAACATGAAAGCCGATGCGGTAGTAGCACCATCTTCCAGTTCTCCATCCACGACACACCTTGAAAGCCTGGATTCATCAGGGCCAACTCCAAATTCTGGTAGCCAAAAGCCTCCTTTACCGGAGGCTGTTACCGAACATATTGATGCAAAGAATGAAGCTGAGAGCGTGCAGACAGTGAAGCCACAAGTTGCCAGATCTGctttcgaagataacattgtccTAGGAATGGCTCTTGAAGGATCAAAACGTACTCTCCCTATCGAAGAAGAAAAGGGTCCATCATCCATGCAATCACAGGAAAACGAGTTTGCTGCTGGACGTGGTATTGTGCCCTCTACGTCTTCAAAGGATGCTAAAGGGCCAGTCGCATTGGTTGACCAGAGGGATCAAGACAGCTGA
- the LOC135628751 gene encoding protein SHORT-ROOT 1-like produces MDTLFRLVNLRSSDQQSSLNSNRTSGSSRSASKAHQTYHHHNHYFTSSLHHQQGEQYQEECGTNSSRLYMDEDFSSGPSSQHRHHPPSSAAATTPTSAPLVDPDDSSLLRDLNIDFSSPSSSSGNVGGAGVRWVSKLLPECARAVAACDSQRVQQLMWVLNELSSPYGDVDQKLAAYFLQGLFARLTSSGPRTLRTLSVVSDRNCSFDSTRRTALRFQELSPWSSFGHVAANGAILESFLESSASSGTQRFHILDLSNTFCTQWPTLLEALATRSSDDTPHLSITTVVSSSSSQSSSPSSSSSPSSVVQKVMKEIGQRMEKFARLMGVPFRFNVVHHPGDLSELDLDQLDLRDGGSAVLAVNCVNTLHRVSPAGHCRDALVEAFHRLQPLIVTVVEEEAKLVACEGGEEDGEAFLKVFNESLRFFSAYFESLEENFPKTSNERLALERAAGRAVVDLVACAASESTERRDTAAGWSRRMRASGFEPAEFSEDVTDDVKALLRRYREGWSMREASEVGADAGAGAGIFLAWKAQPVVWASAWKP; encoded by the coding sequence ATGGACAcgctatttagattggttaacctGCGATCATCTGATCAACAGTCTTCCCTCAATTCCAACCGCACTTCTGGTAGCTCGAGATCAGCCTCCAAAGCTCACCAAACCTACCACCACCATAACCACTATTTCACAAGCTCTTTGCACCATCAACAAGGGGAGCAGTATCAGGAAGAATGCGGCACCAACAGTTCTCGTCTTTACATGGATGAAGACTTCTCCTCCGGCCCATCGTCACAGCACCGCCACCACCCTCCCTCCTCTGCCGCCGCCACCACGCCCACCTCGGCTCCACTTGTTGATCCCGACGACTCGTCTCTTCTTCGGGACCTCAACATCGACTTTTCTTCTCCATCCTCGTCGTCAGGCAATGTCGGCGGCGCCGGAGTCCGGTGGGTATCTAAGCTTCTGCCGGAATGCGCACGCGCCGTTGCCGCCTGCGACAGCCAGAGGGTGCAGCAGCTGATGTGGGTGTTGAATGAGCTCTCATCCCCTTACGGCGACGTGGATCAGAAGCTGGCCGCCTACTTTCTCCAGGGCCTCTTCGCGCGCTTGACGTCCTCCGGCCCGCGTACCCTGCGCACCCTCTCTGTTGTCTCCGATCGCAACTGCTCCTTCGACTCCACCCGCCGCACCGCGCTCCGCTTCCAGGAACTCAGCCCCTGGTCCTCCTTCGGTCACGTCGCCGCCAACGGCGCTATCCTCGAGTCCTTCCTCGAGAGCTCGGCTTCGAGCGGGACGCAGAGATTCCACATTCTTGATCTCAGCAATACCTTCTGCACGCAGTGGCCGACCCTACTCGAGGCGCTTGCGACGCGGTCTTCCGACGACACGCCGCACCTGTCCATTACCACCGTCGTATCGTCGTCATCATCACAGTCATCCTCgccctcgtcctcgtcctcgccCTCGTCTGTTGTACAGAAGGTTATGAAGGAAATCGGGCAGCGGATGGAGAAGTTCGCGAGACTAATGGGCGTCCCCTTCCGATTCAATGTAGTTCATCACCCCGGCGACCTGTCAGAGCTCGACCTCGATCAGCTCGACCTCCGGGACGGCGGGAGCGCCGTCCTCGCCGTCAACTGCGTCAACACGCTCCATAGAGTTTCCCCAGCCGGCCACTGTCGCGACGCGCTCGTCGAGGCCTTCCACCGGCTCCAGCCGCTGATCGTCACGGTCGTCGAGGAGGAAGCCAAGCTCGTCGCCTGCGAGGGAGGGGAGGAGGACGGGGAGGCCTTTCTGAAGGTGTTCAACGAGAGCTTACGGTTCTTCTCGGCGTACTTCGAGTCGTTGGAGGAGAACTTCCCGAAGACGAGCAACGAGCGACTGGCGCTAGAGCGGGCGGCAGGACGGGCGGTCGTGGATCTGGTAGCGTGCGCGGCATCGGAATCAACGGAGCGGCGCGACACGGCGGCGGGGTGGTCGAGGCGGATGCGGGCCTCAGGGTTTGAGCCGGCGGAGTTCAGCGAGGACGTGACCGACGACGTAAAGGCCCTGCTGCGGAGATACAGGGAGGGGTGGTCGATGCGGGAGGCGTCGGAGGTCGGTGCCGATGCCGGTGCCGGTGCCGGGATATTCCTCGCGTGGAAGGCGCAACCGGTGGTATGGGCGAGCGCGTGGAagccgtga